In the Mastacembelus armatus chromosome 2, fMasArm1.2, whole genome shotgun sequence genome, one interval contains:
- the abi3bpb gene encoding ABI family, member 3 (NESH) binding protein b isoform X5: MATVAALRLVLLLLGGTILLGGIPAQTVRVHRQNMKVQINATGDTIIMKFVRPSPNTKLEGYILGYGRSMFSKQFIPLPENGEPYETEMDAEPKYLVAVQPIPANDVKKHCTGKVNLEKPLHLVIGSVSPTAVLLSWGNYLKTPYEGNIMNECLEDGFYTIRYRERNRKWIYQTCPTSDTVIDNLKPNTAYEFGVRSSKDDRNSMWSKPVIHNTNMGNKNSQKPYKLRNPLAKPLKPLGPHGLFPPRPALHNRTQPRVSPLNNPGFPGAPRTSFAPPESQQDTLPLPGSAHSNWPHVSLDKGNSFRNDTNRPADPRPSISLQLLPTRVPPVSTTPLTKFPSSGDSVQAPTTKTPPNTPERPRNPAAFGKSQDGSSLLRAALANERARTNSWVSGQPPRGISPPRPALWSRPGMGSPARPSVPINKRPNLVGKPGETADKVNNLKQTDRLPVLKPKVAPTTKPTKAERRQTTTVTPTAAARQETWEDSDLFKSQPTSDIDAMGKKRYVAPHVVYQTGKKPDEPCSITSSLSYFPEDQPGEANVTAPPRNPPSNLTVVTVEGCPSFIILDWEKTDNDTTEYEVISTAKGPDGEQVSVLTTNQTHTAVENLRPESSYEFKVKPKNELGAGPPSEPVSFNTESADPRVSENVSGKDAIWTQFPFKTDSYSDCHGKQYVKRTWYRKFVGIQLCNSLRYKIYLSDSLNGKFYNIGDQTGFGEDHCQFVDSFLDGRTGRQLQADQLPSRPGFYRALRQEPVHFGQIGGHSHINYVSWYECGTPIPGKW; the protein is encoded by the exons ATGGCGACCGTCGCTGCCCTCCGCCTCGTCCTCCTGCTGCTCGGAGGGACGATTCTCCTCGGCGGCATCCCCGCACAGACCGTCAGAG ttcaTCGCCAGAACATGAAGGTTCAGATCAACGCCACCGGTGACACCATCATCATGAAGTTTGTGCGTCCGAGTCCGAACACGAAGCTGGAGGGTTACATCCTGGGCTACGGCAGGAGCATGTTCTCCAAACAGTTCATCCCGCTGCCGGAGAACGGAGAACCGTACGAGACCGAGATGG ACGCAGAACCCAAGTACCTGGTGGCCGTCCAGCCAATCCCAGCCAATGACGTGAAGAAGCACTGCACAG GGAAGGTGAACCTGGAGAAGCCGCTCCATCTGGTGATCGGCTCCGTCAGCCCGACGGCGGTGCTCCTGTCCTGGGGGAACTACCTGAAGACGCCCTACGAAGGAAACATCATGAACGAGTGTCTGGAGGACGG gTTTTACACCATCCGCTACAGGGAGCGCAACAGAAAGTGGATCTACCAGACCTGCCCGACCAGCGACACGGTCATCGACAACCTGAAGCCCAACACGGCGTACGAGTTCGGGGTGCGCTCCAGCAAGGATGACCGCAACAGCATGTGGAGCAAACCGGTCATCCACAACACCAACATGGGCA ATAAAAACAGTCAGAAGCCGTACAAGCTGCGTAACCCGCTGGCAAAGCCGCTG aaaCCTCTGGGACCCCACGGCCTGTTCCCGCCCCGTCCTG CGCTGCACAACCGGACGCAGCCTCGGGTCTCTCCGCTCAATAACCCAGGGTTCCCTGGAGCGCCACGCACTTCGTTTG CGCCACCTGAGAGTCAGCAGGACACGTTACCTCTGCCCGGCTCCGCCCACAGTAACTGGCCTCACGTGTCACTGG ACAAAGGGAACTCTTTTAGAAACGACACCAACCGACCTGCGGATCCTCGTCCTTCCATCTCCCTCCAACTCCTGCCCACCCGAGTTCCTCCTGTCAGCACCACCCCTCTCACTAAATTCCCCTCCAGTGGTGACTCGGTACAGGCCCCAACTACTAAGACGCCCCCTAACACACCTGAGAGGCCTCGTAACCCTGCGG CTTTCGGCAAATCGCAGGATGGATCGTCGCTGCTGAGAGCCGCTCTGGCCAATGAGAGGGCCAGAACGAACAGCTGGG TGAGCGGACAGCCACCTCGGGGCATTTCCCCACCCAGACCAGCCTTATGGTCCAGACCTGGAATGG GATCCCCCGCTCGCCCGTCGGTACCCATCAATAAAAGACCGAACCTGGTGGGAAAACCCGGAGAAACAG CAGACAAGGTGAACAACTTGAAGCAGACGGACAGACTGCCCGTCCTGAAACCCAAAGTCGCCCCGACCACCAAACCGACCAAAGCGGAGCGGAGACAGACCACGACTGTTACACCCACCGCAG CAGCTCGGCAGGAAACCTGGGAGGACTCAGACCTGTTTAAATCCCAGCCGACCTCCGACATCGATGCTATGGGAAAGAAACGTTACGTGG CGCCTCACGTCGTCTACCAAACGGGCAAGAAGCCAGATGAGCCGTGCTCCATCACCTCCTCCCTCAGCTACTTCCCTGAAGACCAACCAGGCGAGGCCAATGTGACGGCTCCACCCAGGAACCCACCCTCAAACCTCACCGTGGTGACAGTGGAGGGATGCCCGTCTTTCATCATCCTGGACTGGGAGAAAACTGACAACGACACCACCG AGTACGAGGTCATCTCCACCGCCAAAGGACCCGATGGCGAGCAGGTTTCCGTCCTGACCACCAACCAGACTCACACCGCCGTGGAGAACCTCAGACCTGAGAGCAG ctACGAGTTCAAGGTGAAGCCGAAGAACGAGCTGGGTGCCGGCCCCCCCAGCGAGCCTGTGTCCTTCAACACAGAGTCAG CTGATCCGCGGGTGAGCGAGAACGTTTCAG GGAAAGACGCCATCTGGACCCAGTTCCCCTTCAAGACCGACTCGTACTCTGACTGCCACGGCAAACAGTATGTGAAGAGGACATGGTACCGCAAGTTTGTTGGCATCCAGCTGTGTAACTCGCTCAGGTACAAGATCTACCTGAGTGACTCACTCAATG GGAAATTCTACAACATCGGGGATCAGACGGGCTTTGGTGAGGACCACTGCCAGTTTGTTGACTCGTTCCTGGATGGACGAACAGGCAGGCAGCTCCAGGCCGACCAGCTCCCCTCCAGACCCG gtttctACAGAGCTTTGCGTCAGGAGCCGGTCCACTTCGGCCAGATCGGAGGACATTCCCACATCAACTACGTGTCATGGTACGAGTGTGGAACCCCCATCCCTGGCAAATGGTAA
- the abi3bpb gene encoding ABI family, member 3 (NESH) binding protein b isoform X6 produces the protein MATVAALRLVLLLLGGTILLGGIPAQTVRVHRQNMKVQINATGDTIIMKFVRPSPNTKLEGYILGYGRSMFSKQFIPLPENGEPYETEMDAEPKYLVAVQPIPANDVKKHCTGKVNLEKPLHLVIGSVSPTAVLLSWGNYLKTPYEGNIMNECLEDGFYTIRYRERNRKWIYQTCPTSDTVIDNLKPNTAYEFGVRSSKDDRNSMWSKPVIHNTNMGNKNSQKPYKLRNPLAKPLKPLGPHGLFPPRPALHNRTQPRVSPLNNPGFPGAPRTSFAPPESQQDTLPLPGSAHSNWPHVSLDKGNSFRNDTNRPADPRPSISLQLLPTRVPPVSTTPLTKFPSSGDSVQAPTTKTPPNTPERPRNPAAFGKSQDGSSLLRAALANERARTNSWGSPARPSVPINKRPNLVGKPGETADKVNNLKQTDRLPVLKPKVAPTTKPTKAERRQTTTVTPTAAARQETWEDSDLFKSQPTSDIDAMGKKRYVAPHVVYQTGKKPDEPCSITSSLSYFPEDQPGEANVTAPPRNPPSNLTVVTVEGCPSFIILDWEKTDNDTTEYEVISTAKGPDGEQVSVLTTNQTHTAVENLRPESSYEFKVKPKNELGAGPPSEPVSFNTESADPRVSENVSGKDAIWTQFPFKTDSYSDCHGKQYVKRTWYRKFVGIQLCNSLRYKIYLSDSLNGKFYNIGDQTGFGEDHCQFVDSFLDGRTGRQLQADQLPSRPGFYRALRQEPVHFGQIGGHSHINYVSWYECGTPIPGKW, from the exons ATGGCGACCGTCGCTGCCCTCCGCCTCGTCCTCCTGCTGCTCGGAGGGACGATTCTCCTCGGCGGCATCCCCGCACAGACCGTCAGAG ttcaTCGCCAGAACATGAAGGTTCAGATCAACGCCACCGGTGACACCATCATCATGAAGTTTGTGCGTCCGAGTCCGAACACGAAGCTGGAGGGTTACATCCTGGGCTACGGCAGGAGCATGTTCTCCAAACAGTTCATCCCGCTGCCGGAGAACGGAGAACCGTACGAGACCGAGATGG ACGCAGAACCCAAGTACCTGGTGGCCGTCCAGCCAATCCCAGCCAATGACGTGAAGAAGCACTGCACAG GGAAGGTGAACCTGGAGAAGCCGCTCCATCTGGTGATCGGCTCCGTCAGCCCGACGGCGGTGCTCCTGTCCTGGGGGAACTACCTGAAGACGCCCTACGAAGGAAACATCATGAACGAGTGTCTGGAGGACGG gTTTTACACCATCCGCTACAGGGAGCGCAACAGAAAGTGGATCTACCAGACCTGCCCGACCAGCGACACGGTCATCGACAACCTGAAGCCCAACACGGCGTACGAGTTCGGGGTGCGCTCCAGCAAGGATGACCGCAACAGCATGTGGAGCAAACCGGTCATCCACAACACCAACATGGGCA ATAAAAACAGTCAGAAGCCGTACAAGCTGCGTAACCCGCTGGCAAAGCCGCTG aaaCCTCTGGGACCCCACGGCCTGTTCCCGCCCCGTCCTG CGCTGCACAACCGGACGCAGCCTCGGGTCTCTCCGCTCAATAACCCAGGGTTCCCTGGAGCGCCACGCACTTCGTTTG CGCCACCTGAGAGTCAGCAGGACACGTTACCTCTGCCCGGCTCCGCCCACAGTAACTGGCCTCACGTGTCACTGG ACAAAGGGAACTCTTTTAGAAACGACACCAACCGACCTGCGGATCCTCGTCCTTCCATCTCCCTCCAACTCCTGCCCACCCGAGTTCCTCCTGTCAGCACCACCCCTCTCACTAAATTCCCCTCCAGTGGTGACTCGGTACAGGCCCCAACTACTAAGACGCCCCCTAACACACCTGAGAGGCCTCGTAACCCTGCGG CTTTCGGCAAATCGCAGGATGGATCGTCGCTGCTGAGAGCCGCTCTGGCCAATGAGAGGGCCAGAACGAACAGCTGGG GATCCCCCGCTCGCCCGTCGGTACCCATCAATAAAAGACCGAACCTGGTGGGAAAACCCGGAGAAACAG CAGACAAGGTGAACAACTTGAAGCAGACGGACAGACTGCCCGTCCTGAAACCCAAAGTCGCCCCGACCACCAAACCGACCAAAGCGGAGCGGAGACAGACCACGACTGTTACACCCACCGCAG CAGCTCGGCAGGAAACCTGGGAGGACTCAGACCTGTTTAAATCCCAGCCGACCTCCGACATCGATGCTATGGGAAAGAAACGTTACGTGG CGCCTCACGTCGTCTACCAAACGGGCAAGAAGCCAGATGAGCCGTGCTCCATCACCTCCTCCCTCAGCTACTTCCCTGAAGACCAACCAGGCGAGGCCAATGTGACGGCTCCACCCAGGAACCCACCCTCAAACCTCACCGTGGTGACAGTGGAGGGATGCCCGTCTTTCATCATCCTGGACTGGGAGAAAACTGACAACGACACCACCG AGTACGAGGTCATCTCCACCGCCAAAGGACCCGATGGCGAGCAGGTTTCCGTCCTGACCACCAACCAGACTCACACCGCCGTGGAGAACCTCAGACCTGAGAGCAG ctACGAGTTCAAGGTGAAGCCGAAGAACGAGCTGGGTGCCGGCCCCCCCAGCGAGCCTGTGTCCTTCAACACAGAGTCAG CTGATCCGCGGGTGAGCGAGAACGTTTCAG GGAAAGACGCCATCTGGACCCAGTTCCCCTTCAAGACCGACTCGTACTCTGACTGCCACGGCAAACAGTATGTGAAGAGGACATGGTACCGCAAGTTTGTTGGCATCCAGCTGTGTAACTCGCTCAGGTACAAGATCTACCTGAGTGACTCACTCAATG GGAAATTCTACAACATCGGGGATCAGACGGGCTTTGGTGAGGACCACTGCCAGTTTGTTGACTCGTTCCTGGATGGACGAACAGGCAGGCAGCTCCAGGCCGACCAGCTCCCCTCCAGACCCG gtttctACAGAGCTTTGCGTCAGGAGCCGGTCCACTTCGGCCAGATCGGAGGACATTCCCACATCAACTACGTGTCATGGTACGAGTGTGGAACCCCCATCCCTGGCAAATGGTAA
- the abi3bpb gene encoding ABI family, member 3 (NESH) binding protein b isoform X11 — protein MATVAALRLVLLLLGGTILLGGIPAQTVRVHRQNMKVQINATGDTIIMKFVRPSPNTKLEGYILGYGRSMFSKQFIPLPENGEPYETEMDAEPKYLVAVQPIPANDVKKHCTGKVNLEKPLHLVIGSVSPTAVLLSWGNYLKTPYEGNIMNECLEDGFYTIRYRERNRKWIYQTCPTSDTVIDNLKPNTAYEFGVRSSKDDRNSMWSKPVIHNTNMGNKNSQKPYKLRNPLAKPLKPLGPHGLFPPRPALHNRTQPRVSPLNNPGFPGAPRTSFVSGQPPRGISPPRPALWSRPGMGSPARPSVPINKRPNLVGKPGETADKVNNLKQTDRLPVLKPKVAPTTKPTKAERRQTTTVTPTAAARQETWEDSDLFKSQPTSDIDAMGKKRYVAPHVVYQTGKKPDEPCSITSSLSYFPEDQPGEANVTAPPRNPPSNLTVVTVEGCPSFIILDWEKTDNDTTEYEVISTAKGPDGEQVSVLTTNQTHTAVENLRPESSYEFKVKPKNELGAGPPSEPVSFNTESADPRVSENVSGKDAIWTQFPFKTDSYSDCHGKQYVKRTWYRKFVGIQLCNSLRYKIYLSDSLNGKFYNIGDQTGFGEDHCQFVDSFLDGRTGRQLQADQLPSRPGFYRALRQEPVHFGQIGGHSHINYVSWYECGTPIPGKW, from the exons ATGGCGACCGTCGCTGCCCTCCGCCTCGTCCTCCTGCTGCTCGGAGGGACGATTCTCCTCGGCGGCATCCCCGCACAGACCGTCAGAG ttcaTCGCCAGAACATGAAGGTTCAGATCAACGCCACCGGTGACACCATCATCATGAAGTTTGTGCGTCCGAGTCCGAACACGAAGCTGGAGGGTTACATCCTGGGCTACGGCAGGAGCATGTTCTCCAAACAGTTCATCCCGCTGCCGGAGAACGGAGAACCGTACGAGACCGAGATGG ACGCAGAACCCAAGTACCTGGTGGCCGTCCAGCCAATCCCAGCCAATGACGTGAAGAAGCACTGCACAG GGAAGGTGAACCTGGAGAAGCCGCTCCATCTGGTGATCGGCTCCGTCAGCCCGACGGCGGTGCTCCTGTCCTGGGGGAACTACCTGAAGACGCCCTACGAAGGAAACATCATGAACGAGTGTCTGGAGGACGG gTTTTACACCATCCGCTACAGGGAGCGCAACAGAAAGTGGATCTACCAGACCTGCCCGACCAGCGACACGGTCATCGACAACCTGAAGCCCAACACGGCGTACGAGTTCGGGGTGCGCTCCAGCAAGGATGACCGCAACAGCATGTGGAGCAAACCGGTCATCCACAACACCAACATGGGCA ATAAAAACAGTCAGAAGCCGTACAAGCTGCGTAACCCGCTGGCAAAGCCGCTG aaaCCTCTGGGACCCCACGGCCTGTTCCCGCCCCGTCCTG CGCTGCACAACCGGACGCAGCCTCGGGTCTCTCCGCTCAATAACCCAGGGTTCCCTGGAGCGCCACGCACTTCGTTTG TGAGCGGACAGCCACCTCGGGGCATTTCCCCACCCAGACCAGCCTTATGGTCCAGACCTGGAATGG GATCCCCCGCTCGCCCGTCGGTACCCATCAATAAAAGACCGAACCTGGTGGGAAAACCCGGAGAAACAG CAGACAAGGTGAACAACTTGAAGCAGACGGACAGACTGCCCGTCCTGAAACCCAAAGTCGCCCCGACCACCAAACCGACCAAAGCGGAGCGGAGACAGACCACGACTGTTACACCCACCGCAG CAGCTCGGCAGGAAACCTGGGAGGACTCAGACCTGTTTAAATCCCAGCCGACCTCCGACATCGATGCTATGGGAAAGAAACGTTACGTGG CGCCTCACGTCGTCTACCAAACGGGCAAGAAGCCAGATGAGCCGTGCTCCATCACCTCCTCCCTCAGCTACTTCCCTGAAGACCAACCAGGCGAGGCCAATGTGACGGCTCCACCCAGGAACCCACCCTCAAACCTCACCGTGGTGACAGTGGAGGGATGCCCGTCTTTCATCATCCTGGACTGGGAGAAAACTGACAACGACACCACCG AGTACGAGGTCATCTCCACCGCCAAAGGACCCGATGGCGAGCAGGTTTCCGTCCTGACCACCAACCAGACTCACACCGCCGTGGAGAACCTCAGACCTGAGAGCAG ctACGAGTTCAAGGTGAAGCCGAAGAACGAGCTGGGTGCCGGCCCCCCCAGCGAGCCTGTGTCCTTCAACACAGAGTCAG CTGATCCGCGGGTGAGCGAGAACGTTTCAG GGAAAGACGCCATCTGGACCCAGTTCCCCTTCAAGACCGACTCGTACTCTGACTGCCACGGCAAACAGTATGTGAAGAGGACATGGTACCGCAAGTTTGTTGGCATCCAGCTGTGTAACTCGCTCAGGTACAAGATCTACCTGAGTGACTCACTCAATG GGAAATTCTACAACATCGGGGATCAGACGGGCTTTGGTGAGGACCACTGCCAGTTTGTTGACTCGTTCCTGGATGGACGAACAGGCAGGCAGCTCCAGGCCGACCAGCTCCCCTCCAGACCCG gtttctACAGAGCTTTGCGTCAGGAGCCGGTCCACTTCGGCCAGATCGGAGGACATTCCCACATCAACTACGTGTCATGGTACGAGTGTGGAACCCCCATCCCTGGCAAATGGTAA
- the abi3bpb gene encoding ABI family, member 3 (NESH) binding protein b isoform X10, producing MATVAALRLVLLLLGGTILLGGIPAQTVRVHRQNMKVQINATGDTIIMKFVRPSPNTKLEGYILGYGRSMFSKQFIPLPENGEPYETEMDAEPKYLVAVQPIPANDVKKHCTGKVNLEKPLHLVIGSVSPTAVLLSWGNYLKTPYEGNIMNECLEDGFYTIRYRERNRKWIYQTCPTSDTVIDNLKPNTAYEFGVRSSKDDRNSMWSKPVIHNTNMGNKNSQKPYKLRNPLAKPLKPLGPHGLFPPRPALHNRTQPRVSPLNNPGFPGAPRTSFAFGKSQDGSSLLRAALANERARTNSWGSPARPSVPINKRPNLVGKPGETADKVNNLKQTDRLPVLKPKVAPTTKPTKAERRQTTTVTPTAAARQETWEDSDLFKSQPTSDIDAMGKKRYVAPHVVYQTGKKPDEPCSITSSLSYFPEDQPGEANVTAPPRNPPSNLTVVTVEGCPSFIILDWEKTDNDTTEYEVISTAKGPDGEQVSVLTTNQTHTAVENLRPESSYEFKVKPKNELGAGPPSEPVSFNTESADPRVSENVSGKDAIWTQFPFKTDSYSDCHGKQYVKRTWYRKFVGIQLCNSLRYKIYLSDSLNGKFYNIGDQTGFGEDHCQFVDSFLDGRTGRQLQADQLPSRPGFYRALRQEPVHFGQIGGHSHINYVSWYECGTPIPGKW from the exons ATGGCGACCGTCGCTGCCCTCCGCCTCGTCCTCCTGCTGCTCGGAGGGACGATTCTCCTCGGCGGCATCCCCGCACAGACCGTCAGAG ttcaTCGCCAGAACATGAAGGTTCAGATCAACGCCACCGGTGACACCATCATCATGAAGTTTGTGCGTCCGAGTCCGAACACGAAGCTGGAGGGTTACATCCTGGGCTACGGCAGGAGCATGTTCTCCAAACAGTTCATCCCGCTGCCGGAGAACGGAGAACCGTACGAGACCGAGATGG ACGCAGAACCCAAGTACCTGGTGGCCGTCCAGCCAATCCCAGCCAATGACGTGAAGAAGCACTGCACAG GGAAGGTGAACCTGGAGAAGCCGCTCCATCTGGTGATCGGCTCCGTCAGCCCGACGGCGGTGCTCCTGTCCTGGGGGAACTACCTGAAGACGCCCTACGAAGGAAACATCATGAACGAGTGTCTGGAGGACGG gTTTTACACCATCCGCTACAGGGAGCGCAACAGAAAGTGGATCTACCAGACCTGCCCGACCAGCGACACGGTCATCGACAACCTGAAGCCCAACACGGCGTACGAGTTCGGGGTGCGCTCCAGCAAGGATGACCGCAACAGCATGTGGAGCAAACCGGTCATCCACAACACCAACATGGGCA ATAAAAACAGTCAGAAGCCGTACAAGCTGCGTAACCCGCTGGCAAAGCCGCTG aaaCCTCTGGGACCCCACGGCCTGTTCCCGCCCCGTCCTG CGCTGCACAACCGGACGCAGCCTCGGGTCTCTCCGCTCAATAACCCAGGGTTCCCTGGAGCGCCACGCACTTCGTTTG CTTTCGGCAAATCGCAGGATGGATCGTCGCTGCTGAGAGCCGCTCTGGCCAATGAGAGGGCCAGAACGAACAGCTGGG GATCCCCCGCTCGCCCGTCGGTACCCATCAATAAAAGACCGAACCTGGTGGGAAAACCCGGAGAAACAG CAGACAAGGTGAACAACTTGAAGCAGACGGACAGACTGCCCGTCCTGAAACCCAAAGTCGCCCCGACCACCAAACCGACCAAAGCGGAGCGGAGACAGACCACGACTGTTACACCCACCGCAG CAGCTCGGCAGGAAACCTGGGAGGACTCAGACCTGTTTAAATCCCAGCCGACCTCCGACATCGATGCTATGGGAAAGAAACGTTACGTGG CGCCTCACGTCGTCTACCAAACGGGCAAGAAGCCAGATGAGCCGTGCTCCATCACCTCCTCCCTCAGCTACTTCCCTGAAGACCAACCAGGCGAGGCCAATGTGACGGCTCCACCCAGGAACCCACCCTCAAACCTCACCGTGGTGACAGTGGAGGGATGCCCGTCTTTCATCATCCTGGACTGGGAGAAAACTGACAACGACACCACCG AGTACGAGGTCATCTCCACCGCCAAAGGACCCGATGGCGAGCAGGTTTCCGTCCTGACCACCAACCAGACTCACACCGCCGTGGAGAACCTCAGACCTGAGAGCAG ctACGAGTTCAAGGTGAAGCCGAAGAACGAGCTGGGTGCCGGCCCCCCCAGCGAGCCTGTGTCCTTCAACACAGAGTCAG CTGATCCGCGGGTGAGCGAGAACGTTTCAG GGAAAGACGCCATCTGGACCCAGTTCCCCTTCAAGACCGACTCGTACTCTGACTGCCACGGCAAACAGTATGTGAAGAGGACATGGTACCGCAAGTTTGTTGGCATCCAGCTGTGTAACTCGCTCAGGTACAAGATCTACCTGAGTGACTCACTCAATG GGAAATTCTACAACATCGGGGATCAGACGGGCTTTGGTGAGGACCACTGCCAGTTTGTTGACTCGTTCCTGGATGGACGAACAGGCAGGCAGCTCCAGGCCGACCAGCTCCCCTCCAGACCCG gtttctACAGAGCTTTGCGTCAGGAGCCGGTCCACTTCGGCCAGATCGGAGGACATTCCCACATCAACTACGTGTCATGGTACGAGTGTGGAACCCCCATCCCTGGCAAATGGTAA